A window from Apteryx mantelli isolate bAptMan1 chromosome 27, bAptMan1.hap1, whole genome shotgun sequence encodes these proteins:
- the NHSL3 gene encoding NHS-like protein 3 isoform X1 — MSAAAAPAAGAEPERGGGGGGGGGAPAEAAPRKKKAKAGSLRRALSWLRGRRRRRKGGSPPPGTAPEAPPEPRGKKGRGAAKPDGDKRLSAPCAAADECPDNVFFPSARPPHLEELHSQAQAGLKSLQHQEKQKQTKSAWDHGDTNSLQSCASSEDDGVSFRSRTASCATDSASEDALSIRSEMIQRKGSTFRPHDSFPKSSERAGKKRKERRTTVLGIPQHVQKELGLRNSRELKGRPADGQGQARHGGSRVSQPLLNGGQVSGDSIRIPTIDGKLQPPAAPGGARVSLGVLEEADTALQKHIDRVYYDDTLLGRKTAAKLSPMARPKSLAVPGMTTTANAPELLGPVMSISPQGTYMSKIIPNAILPPMVDVVALTRSSVRTLSRCSLASSPASVRSFARFSERSARSREPSSSSDNWSHSQSTETIVSDSSTISSQGGSDRRQAEGGPRGEAEAGGRADADRLSVYSSASFAGSRAAAAAVAPTARGLLATGPRSAAGSSGRASPAYSTSSQAEGSDTASLASERSSARSVSLRKMKKPPAPPRRTYSLHQKAEGEPKALGLPPRSERRPQRESGAPWSPAPASPAGEDEVFSPSETGRAERLAAAGSPEASRGSAAVLREPPAQARWSCPDGSDRTLSPSSGYSSQSGTPTLPAKGLSPHPASPGRGRAQPQKPERVCSLQSPALSGSSSLTSISSSASDPATTAETPPCPQSRSDRFVIPPHPKVPAPFSPPPTKPRQPAGPLAASPDPWEPSTPAKPGGKSPPPSPPPAYHPPPPPAKKAEASPESTCEAPADATWPPPPPPAPEEQDLSMADFPPPDEAYFSSLPLPEPQLAAASPRSDAPREPLAGQKRAPSPGRGPVAPSFSASVSSRIQQQGPPGGTALLASPAEPAPEAAALPGKAMGPAVPPAPPLPLPAVPAPPAQTGLKKAANGSRAEARKEPASRSKSGPMPKEDANLPIVTPSLLQMVRLRSVSVEPPAAAGPGAQDRPAQPVPQKPVRRSLSTRQPSPPKDAVPSNQLHDAVHLKAAALSSGEAAEPAASRLAEKLPGSKAALPGPAAAGPEGPPGDGQVSPLHKSPASTASFIFAKSSKKLVIETPSCPEAQADLKRNLVAELMNFSGQRSAAPAPQGPGKAQAPRKPGKIPPPVAKKPSLGPGPTPSPLSSKAPGTEALGSPLPDGKAKAFSAEENRTKSEVAGNVAPAAEGGTAGSSAAETPARSLPAQDRQGETA, encoded by the exons GCGCTGCCAAGCCCGACGGCGACAAGCGGCTGAGCGCGCCGTGTGCGGCGGCGGACGAATGCCCCGACAACGTCTTCTTCCCCAGCGCGCGCCCCCCGCACCTGGAGGAGCTGCACAGCCAGGCGCAGGCCGGCCTCAAGTCCCTGCAGCACCAGG aaaagcagaagcagacCAAAAGTGCCTGGGACCATGGAGACACCAACAGCCTCCAG tCCTGCGCATCCTCGGAGGATGACGGTGTCTCCTTCCGGAGCCGGACGGCCTCTTGCGCCACAGACAGCGCCTCCGAGGACGCCCTGTCCATCCGCTCCGAGATGATCCAGCGGAAAG GTTCCACCTTCCGGCCCCACGACTCCTTCCCCAAATCCTCGGAGAGGGCTGgcaagaagaggaaggagaggaggacaaCGGTGCTGGGCATCCCCCAGCACGTCCAGAAGGAGCTGG GTCTCAGGAACAGCCGGGAGCTCAAGGGACGTCCTGCCGAcggccaagggcaggccaggcaCGGGGGCAGCCGGGTGTCGCAGCCCTTGCTGAACGGCGGCCAGGTCTCCGGTGACTCCATCCGCATCCCCACCATCGACGGGAAGCTGCAgccgccggctgctcccgggggagCCCGCGTCTCCCTGGGAGTCTTGGAGGAGGCGGACACGGCCCTGCAGAAGCACATCGACCGGGTTTACTACGACGACACGTTGCTGGGCAGGAAGACGGCGGCCAAGCTGTCGCCCATGGCGAGGCCCAAGTCGCTGGCCGTGCCGGGCATGACCACCACCGCCAACGCCCCGGAGCTGCTGGGCCCCGTCATGTCCATCTCGCCGCAGGGCACCTACATGTCCAAGATCATCCCCAACGCCATCCTGCCGCCCATGGTGGACGTGGTGGCCCTGACGCGGAGCAGCGTGCGGACGCTGAGCCGCTGCAGCCTGGCGTCCAGCCCGGCCTCGGTGCGCTCCTTCGCCCGCTTCTCGGagcgcagcgcccgcagccgcgaGCCCTCCTCCTCCAGCGACAACTGGAGCCACTCGCAGTCCACGGAGACCATCGTCTCCGACAGCTCCACCATCTCCTCGCAGGGCGGCTCCGACCGCCGGCAGGCCGAGGGGGGGCCGCGCGGCGAGGCCGAGGCAGGCGGCCGCGCCGACGCCGATCGGCTCAGCGTCTACAGCTCGGCCAGCTTCGCCGGCTccagggccgcggcggcggcggtggcgccgACGGCCCGCGGCCTGCTGGCGACGGGGCCCCGCAGCGCGGCGGGCAGCAGCGGCCGCGCGTCCCCCGCCTACAGCACGAGCAGCCAGGCCGAGGGCTCGGACACCGCCAGcctggcgagcgagcgctcctCGGCCCGCAGCGTCTCCCTCAGGAAGATGAAGaagcccccggctccccctcgCCGGACCTACTCGCTGCACCAGAAAGCGGAGggggagcccaaggcgctggggctgccgcccAGATCCGAGCGGCGGCCCCAGCGGGAGAGCGGCGCGCCCTGGTCGCCGGCGCCCGCCAGCCCGGCGGGCGAGGACGAGGTCTTCTCGCCGAGCGAGACGGGCCGCGCCGAGCGCctggccgccgccggctcccccgaggcctcgcggggcagcgcggccgtgctgAGGGAGCCCCCGGCCCAGGCCAGGTGGAGCTGCCCGGACGGCTCCGACCGCACCTTGTCCCCCTCCAGCGGCTACTCCAGCCAGAGCGGGACGCCCACGCTGCCGGCCAAGGGGCTGAGCCCCCATCCCGCCTCTCCCGGCAGGGGCAGGGCCCAGCCCCAGAAGCCGGAGCGGGTCTGCTCCCTGCAGTCGCCCGCGCTCTCCGGCTCGTCCTCCCtcacctccatctcctcctcgGCCTCGGACCCGGCCACCACCGCCGAGACGCCGCCCTGCCCGCAGAGCCGCTCCGACCGCTTCGTCATCCCGCCGCACCCCAAGGTCCCGgctcccttctcccctccgccCACCAAGCCGCGGCAGCCCGccggccccctcgccgcctctccggACCCCTGGGAGCCCTCGACGCCGGCCAAGCCCGGCGGCAAGTCCCCGCCGCCGTCTCCGCCGCCCGCCTACCAcccgcctccgccgccggcgAAGAAGGCCGAGGCGAGCCCGGAGAGCACGTGCGAGGCTCCCGCGGACGCCACGTggcccccgccgcctccgccggctCCCGAGGAGCAGGACTTGTCCATGGCAGACTTCCCCCCTCCGGATGAGGCttatttctccagcctgccccTGCCGgagccccagctggctgccgcgTCTCCCCGCAGCGATGCCCCGCGGGAGCCGCTGGCTGGGCAGAAGCGGGCGCCGAGCCCGGGGCGTGGGCCGGTGGCTCCGTCTTTCTCAGCCTCCGTCTCCTCTCGGATCCAGCAGCAGGGCCCGCCGGGCGGGACAGCGCTGCTGGCTTCCCCCGCGGAGCCAGCTCCCGAGGCCGCCGCATTGCCCGGCAAAGCCATGGGCCCAGCCGTGCCCCCCGCTCCGCCTCTCCCGCTGCCCGCGGTTCCGGCTCCACCGGCCCAAACCGGCCTTAAGAAGGCGGCAAACGGCTCCCGGGCAGAGGCCAGGAAGGAGCCGGCGTCTCGGAGCAAGAGCGGCCCCATGCCCAAGGAGGACGCCAACCTGCCCATCGTCACGCCCTCGCTGCTGCAGATGGTGCGGCTGCGCTCCGTGAGCGTggagccgccggccgccgcgggccccggcgcccAGGACCGGCCGGCCCAGCCGGTGCCCCAGAAGCCCGTCCGCCGCTCCCTGTCCACGCGGCAGCCCTCTCCTCCCAAAGACGCGGTGCCTTCCAACCAGCTCCACGACGCCGTGCACCTCAAGGCTGCTGCCTTGTCCTCCGGTGAGGCCGCGGAGCCGGCAGCTTCCAGGCTGGCTGAGAAGCTCCCGGGCAGCAAGGCGGCTCTGCCGGGACCCGCGGCGGCTGGCCCCGAGGGGCCCCCCGGGGACGGCCAGGTGTCCCCGCTGCACAAGTCGCCGGCCTCCACCGCCAGCTTCATCTTTGCCAAGAGCTCCAAGAAGCTGGTGATAGAGACGCCCTCGTGCCCCGAGGCGCAGGCCGACCTGAAGAGGAACCTGGTGGccgagctcatgaatttctccgGGCAGCGCTCGGCAGCTCccgccccgcagggccctggcaAGGCGCAAGCACCCCGGAAGCCCGGCAAGATCCCCCCTCCCGTAGCCAAGAAGCCTTCGCTCGGCCCGGGGCCGACTCCGTCGCCCCTGAGCTCCAAGGCGCCGGGGACGGAGGCGCTGGGCTCTCCCTTGCCGGATGGGAAGGCCAAGGCGTTCTCGGCGGAAGAGAACAGGACTAAGAGCGAGGTGGCTGGGAACGTGGCCCCTGCAGCCGAGGGCGGCACCGCTGGGTCCTCCGCCGCGGAGACGCCGGCACGGAGCCTCCCTGCACAAG ACAGACAGGGAGAGACAGCTTGA
- the NHSL3 gene encoding NHS-like protein 3 isoform X2 produces MGNAHRKRSPAAAKAGSSWLFGRAGRLRAGAAKPDGDKRLSAPCAAADECPDNVFFPSARPPHLEELHSQAQAGLKSLQHQEKQKQTKSAWDHGDTNSLQSCASSEDDGVSFRSRTASCATDSASEDALSIRSEMIQRKGSTFRPHDSFPKSSERAGKKRKERRTTVLGIPQHVQKELGLRNSRELKGRPADGQGQARHGGSRVSQPLLNGGQVSGDSIRIPTIDGKLQPPAAPGGARVSLGVLEEADTALQKHIDRVYYDDTLLGRKTAAKLSPMARPKSLAVPGMTTTANAPELLGPVMSISPQGTYMSKIIPNAILPPMVDVVALTRSSVRTLSRCSLASSPASVRSFARFSERSARSREPSSSSDNWSHSQSTETIVSDSSTISSQGGSDRRQAEGGPRGEAEAGGRADADRLSVYSSASFAGSRAAAAAVAPTARGLLATGPRSAAGSSGRASPAYSTSSQAEGSDTASLASERSSARSVSLRKMKKPPAPPRRTYSLHQKAEGEPKALGLPPRSERRPQRESGAPWSPAPASPAGEDEVFSPSETGRAERLAAAGSPEASRGSAAVLREPPAQARWSCPDGSDRTLSPSSGYSSQSGTPTLPAKGLSPHPASPGRGRAQPQKPERVCSLQSPALSGSSSLTSISSSASDPATTAETPPCPQSRSDRFVIPPHPKVPAPFSPPPTKPRQPAGPLAASPDPWEPSTPAKPGGKSPPPSPPPAYHPPPPPAKKAEASPESTCEAPADATWPPPPPPAPEEQDLSMADFPPPDEAYFSSLPLPEPQLAAASPRSDAPREPLAGQKRAPSPGRGPVAPSFSASVSSRIQQQGPPGGTALLASPAEPAPEAAALPGKAMGPAVPPAPPLPLPAVPAPPAQTGLKKAANGSRAEARKEPASRSKSGPMPKEDANLPIVTPSLLQMVRLRSVSVEPPAAAGPGAQDRPAQPVPQKPVRRSLSTRQPSPPKDAVPSNQLHDAVHLKAAALSSGEAAEPAASRLAEKLPGSKAALPGPAAAGPEGPPGDGQVSPLHKSPASTASFIFAKSSKKLVIETPSCPEAQADLKRNLVAELMNFSGQRSAAPAPQGPGKAQAPRKPGKIPPPVAKKPSLGPGPTPSPLSSKAPGTEALGSPLPDGKAKAFSAEENRTKSEVAGNVAPAAEGGTAGSSAAETPARSLPAQDRQGETA; encoded by the exons GCGCTGCCAAGCCCGACGGCGACAAGCGGCTGAGCGCGCCGTGTGCGGCGGCGGACGAATGCCCCGACAACGTCTTCTTCCCCAGCGCGCGCCCCCCGCACCTGGAGGAGCTGCACAGCCAGGCGCAGGCCGGCCTCAAGTCCCTGCAGCACCAGG aaaagcagaagcagacCAAAAGTGCCTGGGACCATGGAGACACCAACAGCCTCCAG tCCTGCGCATCCTCGGAGGATGACGGTGTCTCCTTCCGGAGCCGGACGGCCTCTTGCGCCACAGACAGCGCCTCCGAGGACGCCCTGTCCATCCGCTCCGAGATGATCCAGCGGAAAG GTTCCACCTTCCGGCCCCACGACTCCTTCCCCAAATCCTCGGAGAGGGCTGgcaagaagaggaaggagaggaggacaaCGGTGCTGGGCATCCCCCAGCACGTCCAGAAGGAGCTGG GTCTCAGGAACAGCCGGGAGCTCAAGGGACGTCCTGCCGAcggccaagggcaggccaggcaCGGGGGCAGCCGGGTGTCGCAGCCCTTGCTGAACGGCGGCCAGGTCTCCGGTGACTCCATCCGCATCCCCACCATCGACGGGAAGCTGCAgccgccggctgctcccgggggagCCCGCGTCTCCCTGGGAGTCTTGGAGGAGGCGGACACGGCCCTGCAGAAGCACATCGACCGGGTTTACTACGACGACACGTTGCTGGGCAGGAAGACGGCGGCCAAGCTGTCGCCCATGGCGAGGCCCAAGTCGCTGGCCGTGCCGGGCATGACCACCACCGCCAACGCCCCGGAGCTGCTGGGCCCCGTCATGTCCATCTCGCCGCAGGGCACCTACATGTCCAAGATCATCCCCAACGCCATCCTGCCGCCCATGGTGGACGTGGTGGCCCTGACGCGGAGCAGCGTGCGGACGCTGAGCCGCTGCAGCCTGGCGTCCAGCCCGGCCTCGGTGCGCTCCTTCGCCCGCTTCTCGGagcgcagcgcccgcagccgcgaGCCCTCCTCCTCCAGCGACAACTGGAGCCACTCGCAGTCCACGGAGACCATCGTCTCCGACAGCTCCACCATCTCCTCGCAGGGCGGCTCCGACCGCCGGCAGGCCGAGGGGGGGCCGCGCGGCGAGGCCGAGGCAGGCGGCCGCGCCGACGCCGATCGGCTCAGCGTCTACAGCTCGGCCAGCTTCGCCGGCTccagggccgcggcggcggcggtggcgccgACGGCCCGCGGCCTGCTGGCGACGGGGCCCCGCAGCGCGGCGGGCAGCAGCGGCCGCGCGTCCCCCGCCTACAGCACGAGCAGCCAGGCCGAGGGCTCGGACACCGCCAGcctggcgagcgagcgctcctCGGCCCGCAGCGTCTCCCTCAGGAAGATGAAGaagcccccggctccccctcgCCGGACCTACTCGCTGCACCAGAAAGCGGAGggggagcccaaggcgctggggctgccgcccAGATCCGAGCGGCGGCCCCAGCGGGAGAGCGGCGCGCCCTGGTCGCCGGCGCCCGCCAGCCCGGCGGGCGAGGACGAGGTCTTCTCGCCGAGCGAGACGGGCCGCGCCGAGCGCctggccgccgccggctcccccgaggcctcgcggggcagcgcggccgtgctgAGGGAGCCCCCGGCCCAGGCCAGGTGGAGCTGCCCGGACGGCTCCGACCGCACCTTGTCCCCCTCCAGCGGCTACTCCAGCCAGAGCGGGACGCCCACGCTGCCGGCCAAGGGGCTGAGCCCCCATCCCGCCTCTCCCGGCAGGGGCAGGGCCCAGCCCCAGAAGCCGGAGCGGGTCTGCTCCCTGCAGTCGCCCGCGCTCTCCGGCTCGTCCTCCCtcacctccatctcctcctcgGCCTCGGACCCGGCCACCACCGCCGAGACGCCGCCCTGCCCGCAGAGCCGCTCCGACCGCTTCGTCATCCCGCCGCACCCCAAGGTCCCGgctcccttctcccctccgccCACCAAGCCGCGGCAGCCCGccggccccctcgccgcctctccggACCCCTGGGAGCCCTCGACGCCGGCCAAGCCCGGCGGCAAGTCCCCGCCGCCGTCTCCGCCGCCCGCCTACCAcccgcctccgccgccggcgAAGAAGGCCGAGGCGAGCCCGGAGAGCACGTGCGAGGCTCCCGCGGACGCCACGTggcccccgccgcctccgccggctCCCGAGGAGCAGGACTTGTCCATGGCAGACTTCCCCCCTCCGGATGAGGCttatttctccagcctgccccTGCCGgagccccagctggctgccgcgTCTCCCCGCAGCGATGCCCCGCGGGAGCCGCTGGCTGGGCAGAAGCGGGCGCCGAGCCCGGGGCGTGGGCCGGTGGCTCCGTCTTTCTCAGCCTCCGTCTCCTCTCGGATCCAGCAGCAGGGCCCGCCGGGCGGGACAGCGCTGCTGGCTTCCCCCGCGGAGCCAGCTCCCGAGGCCGCCGCATTGCCCGGCAAAGCCATGGGCCCAGCCGTGCCCCCCGCTCCGCCTCTCCCGCTGCCCGCGGTTCCGGCTCCACCGGCCCAAACCGGCCTTAAGAAGGCGGCAAACGGCTCCCGGGCAGAGGCCAGGAAGGAGCCGGCGTCTCGGAGCAAGAGCGGCCCCATGCCCAAGGAGGACGCCAACCTGCCCATCGTCACGCCCTCGCTGCTGCAGATGGTGCGGCTGCGCTCCGTGAGCGTggagccgccggccgccgcgggccccggcgcccAGGACCGGCCGGCCCAGCCGGTGCCCCAGAAGCCCGTCCGCCGCTCCCTGTCCACGCGGCAGCCCTCTCCTCCCAAAGACGCGGTGCCTTCCAACCAGCTCCACGACGCCGTGCACCTCAAGGCTGCTGCCTTGTCCTCCGGTGAGGCCGCGGAGCCGGCAGCTTCCAGGCTGGCTGAGAAGCTCCCGGGCAGCAAGGCGGCTCTGCCGGGACCCGCGGCGGCTGGCCCCGAGGGGCCCCCCGGGGACGGCCAGGTGTCCCCGCTGCACAAGTCGCCGGCCTCCACCGCCAGCTTCATCTTTGCCAAGAGCTCCAAGAAGCTGGTGATAGAGACGCCCTCGTGCCCCGAGGCGCAGGCCGACCTGAAGAGGAACCTGGTGGccgagctcatgaatttctccgGGCAGCGCTCGGCAGCTCccgccccgcagggccctggcaAGGCGCAAGCACCCCGGAAGCCCGGCAAGATCCCCCCTCCCGTAGCCAAGAAGCCTTCGCTCGGCCCGGGGCCGACTCCGTCGCCCCTGAGCTCCAAGGCGCCGGGGACGGAGGCGCTGGGCTCTCCCTTGCCGGATGGGAAGGCCAAGGCGTTCTCGGCGGAAGAGAACAGGACTAAGAGCGAGGTGGCTGGGAACGTGGCCCCTGCAGCCGAGGGCGGCACCGCTGGGTCCTCCGCCGCGGAGACGCCGGCACGGAGCCTCCCTGCACAAG ACAGACAGGGAGAGACAGCTTGA
- the NHSL3 gene encoding NHS-like protein 3 isoform X3 produces the protein MVVFMGRNLSSLLAFFKKKGAAKPDGDKRLSAPCAAADECPDNVFFPSARPPHLEELHSQAQAGLKSLQHQEKQKQTKSAWDHGDTNSLQSCASSEDDGVSFRSRTASCATDSASEDALSIRSEMIQRKGSTFRPHDSFPKSSERAGKKRKERRTTVLGIPQHVQKELGLRNSRELKGRPADGQGQARHGGSRVSQPLLNGGQVSGDSIRIPTIDGKLQPPAAPGGARVSLGVLEEADTALQKHIDRVYYDDTLLGRKTAAKLSPMARPKSLAVPGMTTTANAPELLGPVMSISPQGTYMSKIIPNAILPPMVDVVALTRSSVRTLSRCSLASSPASVRSFARFSERSARSREPSSSSDNWSHSQSTETIVSDSSTISSQGGSDRRQAEGGPRGEAEAGGRADADRLSVYSSASFAGSRAAAAAVAPTARGLLATGPRSAAGSSGRASPAYSTSSQAEGSDTASLASERSSARSVSLRKMKKPPAPPRRTYSLHQKAEGEPKALGLPPRSERRPQRESGAPWSPAPASPAGEDEVFSPSETGRAERLAAAGSPEASRGSAAVLREPPAQARWSCPDGSDRTLSPSSGYSSQSGTPTLPAKGLSPHPASPGRGRAQPQKPERVCSLQSPALSGSSSLTSISSSASDPATTAETPPCPQSRSDRFVIPPHPKVPAPFSPPPTKPRQPAGPLAASPDPWEPSTPAKPGGKSPPPSPPPAYHPPPPPAKKAEASPESTCEAPADATWPPPPPPAPEEQDLSMADFPPPDEAYFSSLPLPEPQLAAASPRSDAPREPLAGQKRAPSPGRGPVAPSFSASVSSRIQQQGPPGGTALLASPAEPAPEAAALPGKAMGPAVPPAPPLPLPAVPAPPAQTGLKKAANGSRAEARKEPASRSKSGPMPKEDANLPIVTPSLLQMVRLRSVSVEPPAAAGPGAQDRPAQPVPQKPVRRSLSTRQPSPPKDAVPSNQLHDAVHLKAAALSSGEAAEPAASRLAEKLPGSKAALPGPAAAGPEGPPGDGQVSPLHKSPASTASFIFAKSSKKLVIETPSCPEAQADLKRNLVAELMNFSGQRSAAPAPQGPGKAQAPRKPGKIPPPVAKKPSLGPGPTPSPLSSKAPGTEALGSPLPDGKAKAFSAEENRTKSEVAGNVAPAAEGGTAGSSAAETPARSLPAQDRQGETA, from the exons GCGCTGCCAAGCCCGACGGCGACAAGCGGCTGAGCGCGCCGTGTGCGGCGGCGGACGAATGCCCCGACAACGTCTTCTTCCCCAGCGCGCGCCCCCCGCACCTGGAGGAGCTGCACAGCCAGGCGCAGGCCGGCCTCAAGTCCCTGCAGCACCAGG aaaagcagaagcagacCAAAAGTGCCTGGGACCATGGAGACACCAACAGCCTCCAG tCCTGCGCATCCTCGGAGGATGACGGTGTCTCCTTCCGGAGCCGGACGGCCTCTTGCGCCACAGACAGCGCCTCCGAGGACGCCCTGTCCATCCGCTCCGAGATGATCCAGCGGAAAG GTTCCACCTTCCGGCCCCACGACTCCTTCCCCAAATCCTCGGAGAGGGCTGgcaagaagaggaaggagaggaggacaaCGGTGCTGGGCATCCCCCAGCACGTCCAGAAGGAGCTGG GTCTCAGGAACAGCCGGGAGCTCAAGGGACGTCCTGCCGAcggccaagggcaggccaggcaCGGGGGCAGCCGGGTGTCGCAGCCCTTGCTGAACGGCGGCCAGGTCTCCGGTGACTCCATCCGCATCCCCACCATCGACGGGAAGCTGCAgccgccggctgctcccgggggagCCCGCGTCTCCCTGGGAGTCTTGGAGGAGGCGGACACGGCCCTGCAGAAGCACATCGACCGGGTTTACTACGACGACACGTTGCTGGGCAGGAAGACGGCGGCCAAGCTGTCGCCCATGGCGAGGCCCAAGTCGCTGGCCGTGCCGGGCATGACCACCACCGCCAACGCCCCGGAGCTGCTGGGCCCCGTCATGTCCATCTCGCCGCAGGGCACCTACATGTCCAAGATCATCCCCAACGCCATCCTGCCGCCCATGGTGGACGTGGTGGCCCTGACGCGGAGCAGCGTGCGGACGCTGAGCCGCTGCAGCCTGGCGTCCAGCCCGGCCTCGGTGCGCTCCTTCGCCCGCTTCTCGGagcgcagcgcccgcagccgcgaGCCCTCCTCCTCCAGCGACAACTGGAGCCACTCGCAGTCCACGGAGACCATCGTCTCCGACAGCTCCACCATCTCCTCGCAGGGCGGCTCCGACCGCCGGCAGGCCGAGGGGGGGCCGCGCGGCGAGGCCGAGGCAGGCGGCCGCGCCGACGCCGATCGGCTCAGCGTCTACAGCTCGGCCAGCTTCGCCGGCTccagggccgcggcggcggcggtggcgccgACGGCCCGCGGCCTGCTGGCGACGGGGCCCCGCAGCGCGGCGGGCAGCAGCGGCCGCGCGTCCCCCGCCTACAGCACGAGCAGCCAGGCCGAGGGCTCGGACACCGCCAGcctggcgagcgagcgctcctCGGCCCGCAGCGTCTCCCTCAGGAAGATGAAGaagcccccggctccccctcgCCGGACCTACTCGCTGCACCAGAAAGCGGAGggggagcccaaggcgctggggctgccgcccAGATCCGAGCGGCGGCCCCAGCGGGAGAGCGGCGCGCCCTGGTCGCCGGCGCCCGCCAGCCCGGCGGGCGAGGACGAGGTCTTCTCGCCGAGCGAGACGGGCCGCGCCGAGCGCctggccgccgccggctcccccgaggcctcgcggggcagcgcggccgtgctgAGGGAGCCCCCGGCCCAGGCCAGGTGGAGCTGCCCGGACGGCTCCGACCGCACCTTGTCCCCCTCCAGCGGCTACTCCAGCCAGAGCGGGACGCCCACGCTGCCGGCCAAGGGGCTGAGCCCCCATCCCGCCTCTCCCGGCAGGGGCAGGGCCCAGCCCCAGAAGCCGGAGCGGGTCTGCTCCCTGCAGTCGCCCGCGCTCTCCGGCTCGTCCTCCCtcacctccatctcctcctcgGCCTCGGACCCGGCCACCACCGCCGAGACGCCGCCCTGCCCGCAGAGCCGCTCCGACCGCTTCGTCATCCCGCCGCACCCCAAGGTCCCGgctcccttctcccctccgccCACCAAGCCGCGGCAGCCCGccggccccctcgccgcctctccggACCCCTGGGAGCCCTCGACGCCGGCCAAGCCCGGCGGCAAGTCCCCGCCGCCGTCTCCGCCGCCCGCCTACCAcccgcctccgccgccggcgAAGAAGGCCGAGGCGAGCCCGGAGAGCACGTGCGAGGCTCCCGCGGACGCCACGTggcccccgccgcctccgccggctCCCGAGGAGCAGGACTTGTCCATGGCAGACTTCCCCCCTCCGGATGAGGCttatttctccagcctgccccTGCCGgagccccagctggctgccgcgTCTCCCCGCAGCGATGCCCCGCGGGAGCCGCTGGCTGGGCAGAAGCGGGCGCCGAGCCCGGGGCGTGGGCCGGTGGCTCCGTCTTTCTCAGCCTCCGTCTCCTCTCGGATCCAGCAGCAGGGCCCGCCGGGCGGGACAGCGCTGCTGGCTTCCCCCGCGGAGCCAGCTCCCGAGGCCGCCGCATTGCCCGGCAAAGCCATGGGCCCAGCCGTGCCCCCCGCTCCGCCTCTCCCGCTGCCCGCGGTTCCGGCTCCACCGGCCCAAACCGGCCTTAAGAAGGCGGCAAACGGCTCCCGGGCAGAGGCCAGGAAGGAGCCGGCGTCTCGGAGCAAGAGCGGCCCCATGCCCAAGGAGGACGCCAACCTGCCCATCGTCACGCCCTCGCTGCTGCAGATGGTGCGGCTGCGCTCCGTGAGCGTggagccgccggccgccgcgggccccggcgcccAGGACCGGCCGGCCCAGCCGGTGCCCCAGAAGCCCGTCCGCCGCTCCCTGTCCACGCGGCAGCCCTCTCCTCCCAAAGACGCGGTGCCTTCCAACCAGCTCCACGACGCCGTGCACCTCAAGGCTGCTGCCTTGTCCTCCGGTGAGGCCGCGGAGCCGGCAGCTTCCAGGCTGGCTGAGAAGCTCCCGGGCAGCAAGGCGGCTCTGCCGGGACCCGCGGCGGCTGGCCCCGAGGGGCCCCCCGGGGACGGCCAGGTGTCCCCGCTGCACAAGTCGCCGGCCTCCACCGCCAGCTTCATCTTTGCCAAGAGCTCCAAGAAGCTGGTGATAGAGACGCCCTCGTGCCCCGAGGCGCAGGCCGACCTGAAGAGGAACCTGGTGGccgagctcatgaatttctccgGGCAGCGCTCGGCAGCTCccgccccgcagggccctggcaAGGCGCAAGCACCCCGGAAGCCCGGCAAGATCCCCCCTCCCGTAGCCAAGAAGCCTTCGCTCGGCCCGGGGCCGACTCCGTCGCCCCTGAGCTCCAAGGCGCCGGGGACGGAGGCGCTGGGCTCTCCCTTGCCGGATGGGAAGGCCAAGGCGTTCTCGGCGGAAGAGAACAGGACTAAGAGCGAGGTGGCTGGGAACGTGGCCCCTGCAGCCGAGGGCGGCACCGCTGGGTCCTCCGCCGCGGAGACGCCGGCACGGAGCCTCCCTGCACAAG ACAGACAGGGAGAGACAGCTTGA